The Gossypium arboreum isolate Shixiya-1 chromosome 2, ASM2569848v2, whole genome shotgun sequence region atttttatttttattttattttttttgcttcCATGGCTAAGAGAACAAGAGATTATTGGGTTTTACTAGCTTTTCTCATGTGGGGGCATTATCAAAGTTGGTACCAGATATCTACAAGAAAACCAAAATCCCAAAGCAAGATGACAAAATTGTCTACCATGATAATTTTAAGAGTCTTGTTAAAAATGCTTTTAGATGCAACAACTAATTGAGAAGGAAATTGATAAGCTTTTTCTTCAAACTTTTTTCCATTGAGGGGCAAAAGGAAAGAATTGAAACTTTGGGTGTCCAACACTGCAAGTAAAAAAAAGCCATTGTTATTTAATATagtcatatgaaaataaatgggGGTACTGGCCATATTCTAAAGCACATGACCCACATAAAAGAAAACCCCACAGCTTTAAAAATGATTGGTTTTTTGTTGTGTTTTGAAGTTCTAATTTGAAGcttttctttttgaaattttcaGGTCTGAAAACGTGGCGCTGGCTTTCATTAATAGCAACATGGCCTCCACCCTTGTAAGTTCTTCCACCCTCTTCGTTGCATTGCATTTATGAATTCATTAATGAGACAACTACTAAAGAATATTTTGTACAATTTTCCATTAAGGATGTGTGTAAATGGAGTTAAGGAAAATAGGGTGTGTAGGAAAAATGGAAAATTGATTTGAATATTTTTGcagtataaattaaaatttgttgttacttgaattgaatggaaatatatattttatttaatttctagttatttttattttttatataaaaataaattattttatatttaaaataacgataataagttaattttttatataaaattagggataaatatcaaatataaaaatGGTCTCCATGGTATTTTTATCAAACTTTTGTCTAATGTGTCATTTATTTATGAACTTTAATTTTGTgtaattatacacatgaaacttgaattgtggttcatatttatatatgaaattttgattttaattcaattgtacacccttaaaaaataaatatatatatttagtttcatattggattaatatatttgtttatatatGCAATATATCAATGTAAAATAGTGTCAATTTGATAATGCTATTAGTGCGTTTTGAAAAGTgaaccaaattaaaatttcatgtataaaattgcacaaaatcagAGTTCACGTATGACATTAGACATTGTatcaaagtttatatataattatGATATTTATCCctatttaaaatagtaaaaaaataaaatatctttataaaaatattttggttAAATTACTTTTTGGGGCTTGAATTTGGCAACTCTTCAAACATTGAAGTATCAactttttttttgtccaagttaggcACTAAACTTAGTAATTATTCTCACATTGGGGCTTAATTTTTTTTGTCTAAATTAGGCTTTGAACTTGACAATTGTTCTCAAATTTATGCTTGAAGTTTTTTTTGTTCAAGTTAGTCCTTAAAAACCCTAGAGTTTAGACCAAATGTTGAAACAATTGTCAAGTTCAGTGATAACTTTCAATACGAGaacaattttcataattttaacgTTATTTAACTCAAATattttgaaaagttattaattatgttatatttaaCTGAAAAactgttttcttttttttatataaatattataggTAAGACTTTGGAAGTATACCAAATAATGTCCAAAAGGTCATAAACAtttgtaaaaataaatttaaaaactcTGAAAAGTAATATAAAAAAATCGAAGATCAATAGGATCATTATGAAGAGTTGGAAAGATTTATAAAATGTGAATcaaaatcaaaggaagaagacAAGGCAAAGGATTTGTGATTAGACATGAATTACAATTATTACTCTCCTTGATTCTTTCTTTAAACTTATTAAAGAGTGTTGTTGTCATATTCAGTTAAAATGGTGGTGGTGATGATGATgtcgaagtaaaaaaaaaaaaacacaaagctTTTGTTATTCAAAGCTGAATCTTCTGATAATAATTGTGTTTGGAATGGAAATTGGAAGATAGAGAAAAATGATTGAAGAGGTAGACTAAGGTGTAATGGAAGAACTTTTGTTTAATTTAGCTATTTTTCACGTGGTTAGGTTAGGTTAGGTAGCTAATCGTTAGGGAAATGGATAATATAATGTTTTCTTTTTATGTCTGTACATGATATGCAGGCATGACTATGGGGCAGGTTAATTTCTATTTTTCCTTCTCTCTACTTTGAtgttttgcctttttttttttttacttaatttttctaATTAGAAGGTACCAAATCGTTacatctgttttttttttaaatattttataaaaatattttataatttatgtattttaatattttattaaaattttaaaatcaaaatcaaattgataccattattaatgaaattgaattttttataattaaatgatcaaaataaaaatacttaTAATTTAGGTGACTATTGGTATAATTTATCTTaaattttaaggtaaacaactacaatgttactaaattattaataagttttattagttcactcaacttcaaaaactTGTAAAATAatcattgaattattcaaaaatttcttttaagttatTTGATTGTTAATCTTTTTTAAAGTTCAACTACCAAACTCCAAATAATAATTCGACAAGTGATGCAAAGAATCAATACTTATTAACGAGTAAAAGATACCTTAAATCCAAGTCAAACAAAAAAACTATACAATAATAATACaaggacttaaatgaaaattttgaatactttaataaccattttataagttttttaaaaatgagtgactaaaacataaattATTATTACTGAATTTAGGTGTAGTTTTcccaattaaaaaatataaataatagtttAACTGTTCAATAGATCATATATAGCAACAATAAGTCCATTGCATCACAAATTCCTCATCTGAATTTTACAACAATCCATTAAAATCAAGCATTAGTATGGTATGGGTTCAAAGAGCATAATATCCTCAATGGCTAATTTTCACTAGCAATTACTAAGCATGCATTATCAGAATCCAAAACCAAAATCTGTCAAGGGGCACTGCTTCCATCTGCTTTGTCTGACGATGGCTCGGTGACTGGTTTCTTTGCTGGTCCCGATTCTACCGGACTCATCAAAACACGCTTCACACCTCGTCCTACAACACCAAGATGCGTGACCGCTGCAGCCCCATTTGTATGAGCAGTGGAAACAGTTGGAGAATCAAAACCTCCATTACTGTTAACAGTACCCATCCGCGATGAACTCCCCACAGCAGGAGATGCACTCTTCTCATCAGCCTTTGCCTTGGCAGATGCCATGCCCAGGATTTCGGCAATAATGGACTTTGGGTTGGCTACCAGCTGTTGTAGATCTTCGAGCTGCAAATGCCGAAAGGGATGGAATAATGAAGTTATAAACTTGAGGTTTTACCGTTTTAGTTCAAATTAGATAAATCAAAATTGCACTTGCCTTCTTTTCAAGGTCTTCAGCAAGTCCGGCAAGTGTTTCAATTTCTGCTTCTTTATCTTTGACAGATATGACAGTTTGAGAGCCAGTGGAGGACTGTTGAACACCATCATCCAATTCAGAGGTAGCTGAAGAAGATGCCAGGTCTGAGGAAGTCTTTACTTCATTTGTGAGTCGCTGCAGCCGAGACTTGCAAACGGAGATGGCCTTCTGACAGTACGGAATTGCTTCTTCAGGCTTTGAGCCAATTTCCAAACACATACATATTCGAAAATTTCTAAATTATGGGGTTAAGTGGCAAAAATAGAACCCGAATGGAATTAAAGGGTGTAATTCGGGAATCCCCATTTCAATTTTAACTAGCATGCATTGACTAACCAAGACACAGCACCATTTAATTGAACTAGAAATTGATAATAAAGATATTTCAGCCATATCAAGGATACAATTCAGCTATTTGTCGATTATCTGGTTCAACCAGCCGTTGCAAAATGGATAGAGCTTTCTGGTAGTCGCCAAGCGAAGATTCAATATCCTCTAAAGAAGCATGACAGAAACAAAAATCGATGATTTTAGGTGAAATGACATGCTTCAAGAAAAATCCACGGAAAATTCATAAAGAAGGTTCCTCCACCCAGTCACCCAACAAATCACATGCAACTAATAATAATGAGCCATCATGTACTGACCTCTTTCGAGTGCAACCTCAGCTAATGATGATAAAATATCAACTTTCTCCATGGTGTCACCCACCTGCTGTTTTTCAGAAATCGCCCTGGCAACATCCAGCATTTTCCATGCCAAATCCAGGTCGGACTCATCCGCATCCTCATCTGCTTCGGCCACTTCATCAGTGTCACTGTCGCTATCATCACTTTCCTCCTCATCTTTTCCACCTGAAGCACATAATGATATTAACTAAAATTCGGGCAAGGAAAGGTTGACAATTTGGTTTATAGATAACATATGCAATGATGACATTGCTCGTGGAGCAGCTATCTACAATTGGTAACAATGTCAAACCTACCAAGGCAGTAAAAAATGGCTCTACTAGTTATCTGTGCTCAATTCACTAGAGTTATATAACCCCTTTTATGAATAGAATACGTACTGCCATCTGCAACTGTAGTACTTGATACAGAAGCAACCGAAGATTCACGAGTTGCAATGGTTTTACTCGACTtgtctttgttcaattcttgttGAGTTTCGCCCTCTTTCTTCGGTACAGAAACCAAAGGATCAGCCTCCTCTTGAGCTTTGTACAGCAATGCACGGCCGTAGAGATAGTAGGCCTTGAGACATTCCACTGCAAGTTCACCGTGATGTCCAACCCTAGAGCGAACAAAAATAACAATCTTGATACATAACAAGTAAATTAAGATACTAATGGAAATTCTCGAAACCTGCCTTTTCCTAAAGGTAGTTTAAATTACCTCCTCATAGATTTCCAACCACTTTTtaattaaatcctaaaccctaaatcatgaAATTATTTGTTAAACTAGTAAAAATTCGTTTCCATTTCTTCTTGTAACCCTAAAATGAGATGAAATGAAACATAAGCTGATAAGCCAAAGGTTTTGAACCTGATTTCAAGGGCGCGGCTAAAGCAATCAGCAGCTTCGGCGAAATCATTTTCTTTAAAAGCTTTAGATCCGTTCTCCGTTAACTCGTCTGCGAACTCCAGCGTCTTTTCTCGATCAACATCGGAAGCCGGTTCAGAACCGTTGGCATTGTTGTTATTGTTGCATGTAGACTCGGTGCCACCTTGAACCGCCGATTCCACAGTGGCTTCGATTGAACCTTGCGTCTCTAGGGTTCCATCTGTTTCCTTCCCTGGTGTTTGCTCCGTCACAGCCACCGTCACCTCTGATTCCGCGGTCGTAACTTCTTCTTCGGCCATCGGTCTTTTGATTTACTGAATTCCCGAAAtatgcaaaagaaaaaaaaaaatggaaagagGGTTTTGGCTTCTGGGGGTTTCTCTTTTGCGCTTCCTTTCGAAAAGCCCTTTCTGGCGGAAAAGATACATAAAATTGGAGATTCAGGAGGGAAAGACCAACATTCTAAACGACAGCGTTTCTAGTAGGTAGCTCGATGAAGGATATTTTCGTAATTGAGAGaaaattgttttctttttatgGGTAAACTATACTCTGtatcactaaactattagtaagtttatgttttaaGTACTCGacttcaaaaagttataaaataattagtaAACTTTTCGATTGTTTTAATTTAAGTCACTTaactgttaaaataattattatatgacaTTATCTATTCGTACCGCCTGTATCAATCGAAAACTCTAATTCCTTTTTGTccttctatatttttattttttttacaaaacaGCTTTGAACGTTACAAATTTACGAATCAAAATTAAATAACTTTCTTCTTCGATCTTAGATGCCAATCGTCAGATTAACTTTGATCTAGTATATATTTTTCTACTTGTCAAAAAATACTAATTTATCATATCGATTATCGATCCGTTATTTAGAGTTTGTtaattaaactttttaaaaaatataataatttaatgagaaaaataaaattttagaatagttggataaattaaataatttttttttgaaaagtttagtaattatttgttttaaaattaaataagtaaaCTTAGTTCGGGGGGAATTGTCCTTTCattctattttaaatttattagtgTCTCAAGCATCTGATTCGAAAGATAAggcagagaagaaaagaaagcaaAATGGCTTTCACAATTTCGCCACCTGTACTCCACTCTCTCTCAGTCCGCCGTGTTCGCGACGCGCTCCCCGGACGATCCATCAAGGCGCAGGTCAGTAAACCTGCGCCGACGGTTTCTCTCCCTAACCGGAGGCAGCTTCTGTTCTTTCTGACGGCAACGACGGCATTGACAGTTAAAGACCCGCCGTCGAAAGCGGAGGACATTCCATTGTTCGGTTTGAGGAAGAAGTTGAAGAAAGCGGAAGAGGAAGCGACGGAGATAGTAAAGGAAGGGATCCGGACAGCTGAGAATGGGCTGGAGACGGCGGAGATTGAGATTAAAACGGCGGAAAAGGAAATAGAAAGTAGCGTTGATTATG contains the following coding sequences:
- the LOC108467938 gene encoding uncharacterized protein LOC108467938, which gives rise to MAEEEVTTAESEVTVAVTEQTPGKETDGTLETQGSIEATVESAVQGGTESTCNNNNNANGSEPASDVDREKTLEFADELTENGSKAFKENDFAEAADCFSRALEIRVGHHGELAVECLKAYYLYGRALLYKAQEEADPLVSVPKKEGETQQELNKDKSSKTIATRESSVASVSSTTVADGSGKDEEESDDSDSDTDEVAEADEDADESDLDLAWKMLDVARAISEKQQVGDTMEKVDILSSLAEVALEREDIESSLGDYQKALSILQRLVEPDNRQIAELNFRICMCLEIGSKPEEAIPYCQKAISVCKSRLQRLTNEVKTSSDLASSSATSELDDGVQQSSTGSQTVISVKDKEAEIETLAGLAEDLEKKLEDLQQLVANPKSIIAEILGMASAKAKADEKSASPAVGSSSRMGTVNSNGGFDSPTVSTAHTNGAAAVTHLGVVGRGVKRVLMSPVESGPAKKPVTEPSSDKADGSSAP
- the LOC108485460 gene encoding uncharacterized protein LOC108485460 gives rise to the protein MAFTISPPVLHSLSVRRVRDALPGRSIKAQVSKPAPTVSLPNRRQLLFFLTATTALTVKDPPSKAEDIPLFGLRKKLKKAEEEATEIVKEGIRTAENGLETAEIEIKTAEKEIESSVDYGALVQAGAVAGAELVGVVVATSIVNGILGADPQKS